Part of the Scyliorhinus canicula chromosome 13, sScyCan1.1, whole genome shotgun sequence genome, CCCCTCTCGTTTCTCCCCCCTGCTTCCCATTGTTCTTACTCCTACCCTCCTCTCCCTAATGCCCCCTGGCTCTCCTGTCGGGTTTGATTGAATTTCTTGTTTCCCTGACAGCACCTgtccccctctccacctcccccccaccctcacacaccccctttcATTCCTTCTCTGTCATGGCAACTCTTTCTTGATCTTTGGCTATATAGTTGTTGGCAACAAACATGTTTCTTGACATccaagtgaatcatagaatcatagaatttacagtgcagaaggaggccattcagcccatcgagtctgcactggctcttggaaagagcaccctacccaaggtcaacaactccaccctatccccataacccagtaaccccacccaacactaagggcaattttggacactaagggcaatttatcatggccaatccacctaacctgcacatctttggactgtgggaggaaacccacgcacacgcggggaggatgtgcagactccgcacaaatagagacccaagccggaatcgatcctgggaccctggagctgtgaagcgattgtgctatccacaatgctaccatgctgccccaatggctcccacattccgTGGAAACCGTCTTCCAACCCACGGATGGcggatttgattttctccatttggagaaattccgacaggaaGAATGGCCAGTCTGCAAGATTGCCGTCTTCTTGACGATGTCATTGTGTAGAAGTGGAGGAAGAAGCAGAGATTCAAAGATATTTCAGGAAGAAATTCCAGAGAGTAGGTTCAAGCGAGGTGAAGGCAGAGAAAGGAAGAGAGGTCACTAAGGTAGGAGTCAGAACCTAGAGGGCTGTGGGACAGATCTTGAGCCAAAGGAGATGCTGTTATAAAGGAGGGCCATTTTCACTGAGTGTACATTTCAGTTGTCTCTCAAAAAATTTCTTGATGAAATAGATAGAAATTCACATCAGACTCAGTAAAATAATGAGCTGCACTATTTATGTATAATTTTACGAATAGACTCTTGTCACTGAAATACTATACACCATTATTTCTTGAGAGCTGGAATTGTGATTATACAAATGCACGTACTCAGTATGTCTTTCTGGTGTCAGTGTATGATAGACCCAGCTATATGAATACTTACGATTCCGTGACTTTTTCAGAGTCAAAATGTCTTTGTTTCCATCAGATTTAACTTGAGAGCTTTCCGCTGGGTTCAACTGATGATCTTTGCCATTGAAGAAATTAATAATGACCCATCGCTTCTTCCCAATATCACGCTGGGCTACAAGATTTATGATTCCTGTGCCACTCCAGCATTGGCTCTTAGAGCAGCCCTGACAATTCTTAATGGCCAAGAAGAAAATGTTACGCTCTCGAGATGCAATGAAGGCTCTCCGGTGCATGCACTTATTGCAGATGCTGGCTCAACACAATCCATAACCATTGCCAGGACAGCGGGGCTCTTTGGAATACCAATGGTAAGCAATAAAACATTTAACATGTAAGTGTTAGCAACATTGTCAGTAGCGTGGAGGTCAACTGTAGCTGAAGTTTAGAACTCATCCCTTCCCAAACATCTGTGCAGGCGAAGGCCACTGATGCTTTAAGGCTGAGATTGGTAACTTTTTGTTAAAGCTAAGGAGCAAAGATGTCAAAATGCACTTGAGGTACAGTTAAAACGAACACGAGCAGCTCGGCCCAAACAAtttgaatggccgcctcctgaaTCCAATGTTCCTCAGTCACTCTGAGTCATATCAACATCCAGTTTTGAGCACttcgttcatagaatcatagaatatacagtgcagaaggaggccatgcagcccatcgagtctgcaccggcacgttgaaagagcacctcacccaagccccactcctccaccataccccctttatccccggaacccaacccTTACGTGAAAATACTTGTTCTCGCATTGGGGTTGGATTCTTCGATTGCTGACggcaaaattgcgttcggcgacagGCTGGAGAATCCAAATTTCCGACAGAATCGGATTTCTAAATATGAAGATCCCAAGTTTAATGCAGACTAATGCTCTCTCTATTTTGATTAAACACTATACCTTAGCACAAACTTTAACGAGCACCAAACCAGTCTGACCCTTTTTGTCCGGTTCCAGGTAACGAGTGAGATCAGCAATAAGTGCCAGTTTGGACCATGGGTTGAATCACACCAAGAATCTGAAGTGATGCATCACACCACGTCAAAACAATTTCACATTGAACCCTGACAACCTGCTGGGAGGGAAGATATTTGGTCTGTTTCTCGGTATTGTTTTGGATACAAATTCCACTGGTATTGTTTCACATGTCACTGAATCCACGTGTACATAAAGGCACAAATATATTTAGCAGGACTCGGACTTATACAGTCATAGatggctaatttccaatccgccgggaccaccccagagtccagtgaattttggtaaattatcactagtgcatttgcaatttccctcgccatctcttttagcactctgggatacagtccaccagggccaggagacctgtctacctttagccccattagcttgcccatcactacctccttagtgataacaatcatctcaaggtcttttgcagaaagtaaggaggcatgggatagtaggaaatttggccagttggataacgaactggcgaaCGATACAAGTCAGACAgtgatggtggatggaaaatgttcagcctggagcccagttaccagtggcatactgcagaggtcagttctgggtcctctcctgtttgtgattttcattaatgacttggatgagggcgttgaagggtgggtcaataaatttgcagacgatacgaagattggtggagttgtggatagtgaggagggatgttgctggctgcaaagagacatagataggatgcagagctgggctgagaagtggcagatggagtttaaccctgaaaagtgtgaggttgtccattttggaaggacaaatatgaatgcggaatacagggttaacagtatggttcttggcaatgtggaggaacagagagatcttggggtctatgttcatagatctttgaaagttgccactcaagtggacagagctgtgaagaaggcctatggtatgctagcgttcattagcagagggattgaatttaagagccgtgaggtgatgatgcagctgtacaaaaccttggtaaggccacatttggagtactgtgtgcagttctggtcgcctcattttaggaaggatgtggaagctttggaaaaggtgaaaggatgttgcctggaatggagagtaggtcttatgaggaaaggttgagggtgttagggcgtttctcattagaacggagaaggatgaggggcgccttgatagaggtttataagatgatcaggggaatagatagagcagacagtcagtgactttttccccgggtggaacaaaccattacaaggggacgtaaatttaaggtgaatggaggaagatataggggggatagcagaggtaggttctttacccagagagtagtgggggcatactTCCTGTGGAAGtacttgagtcggaaacattaggggccttcaagtggctattggataggtacatggattgcggtagaatgatggggtgtagattaatttgttcttaatctaggacaaaagttggcGCAACAttgtggccgaagggcctgttctgtgctgtatttttctgtgttctatgttctatgttctaaggtcctcacctgtcatagcctcatttccatcagtcactggcatgttatttgtgtcttccactgtgaagaccgaccgaaaaaacctgttcagttcctcagccatttcctcatctcccattattaaatctcccttctcatcctctaaaggaccaatatttaccttagccactcttttttgttttatctcttggtagaaacgtttactatttgtttttatattgtgagcaagtttactctcataatctatcttactcttcatagcttttttagtagctttctgttgccccctaaagatttcccagtcctctagtctcccactaatctttgccactttgtatgctttttcctccaatttgatactctcccttatttccttagatatccacgatcgattttcccactttctaccatccttcctttttgttggaaaaaacctttgctgagcactgtgaaaaatcacttagaaggttctccactgttcctcaactgtttcaccataaagtctttgctcccagtctaccttagctagcacgtctctcatcccattgtaatctcctttgtttaagcacaaaacacgagtgtttgattttaccttctcaccctccatctgtattttaaattccactatattgtgattgctccttccgagaggatccctaactatgagatcattaatcaatcctgtcacattacacaggaccagatctaggtctgcttgttccctcataggttccattgcaTACTATTCCAGGaagctatcgcggatacattctataaactgctCCTCAAGActaccttgaccgacctggttaaaccaatcgacatgtagattaaaatcccccatgataactgctgtaccatttctacatgcatcagttttttctttgtttattgcctgccccaccataatgttactatttggtggcctatagactattccaatcagtgacttttttgccttactattcctgatttccacccaaatggattcgacCTTATCCTCCagagcaccaatgtcatcccttactaatgcccggatgtcatccttaaataacagagctacaccacctcccttaccatccacactgtccttccgaatagtttgataccctcggatatgtaactcccagtcgtgaacatcctttaaccatgtttcagtaatggccactaaatcatagtcattcatgatgatttgcgtcATCAActaatttaccttattccgaatgctacgaacattcaggtaaagtacacttatgttggcttttatacctcctcagtcactgtaccttgtactgtcgcccgttttgatttttgactatggcttctctgccctactctttcccccttactgccttttgtttctgtccctattTTACCACCTtcagacttcctgcatcggttcccatctttgggttgtgggggtgaaacccacgcaaacatggggaaaatgtggaaattccacatggacagtggcccagggccgggatcgaaccggggacctcaaCGCcataaggcagtagtgctaaccactacgccaccgtgctgccccgtaacaattctgtgattctgtgacattATTCTTAGTTAGCAAACTTGTCCAAATCTGCGGCTCATAACTGTTCTGAATGTGCACATGAATACCAAGGTAAGACTTGCACCTTCCCAACCTGGGCATAAAACTGATGATGTGGAACTCATGACAGAGCCCTGCTCAATTTGACTTTGCATTGAATTCAATAGTGATTGAACCGAGTGGGATCCTTTAACAGTCGGCCAATCCGTAATGCCAGTTTCACATTGTGGCAGCAAACTGAAAATCTGCTTCTTCTTGAAGGGACGTTTTGAAGGCTGGTCTTCCTGAATGATGAAGGTATTGAACTAAAAAATTAATCTCTTTTTGATGTTTTCACAGATTAGTTACTTTTCGTCATGCATATGCCTCAGCAATAAAAAGGAATTTCCAACCTTTTTCCGAACTATACCCAGCGATTATTTTCAGGTCGCAGCGTTTGTGCAGCTGGTGAAACATTTTGGTTGGACCTGGCTGGCGGCGTTTGGATCTGACGATGATTATGGCCACTTGGGAATTTCCGCCTTCGTGGAAGAAGTCACTAAAACTGGAGCCTGCGTGGCTTTCGCTGAATATCTTCCCAAATTTAATGACAAGGAGAAAATCTTGCATCAAGTTGAGCTCATTAAAAACACAAAAGTCAAAGTTATTCTTGTCTTTGCTCCAGAGATAGACCTGAACTTCTTGGTGGAAGAACTTGTGCGCCAGAATGTCACTGGACTGCAATGGTTAGCGAGTGAAGCCTGGAGCACAGCAGCACTGCTGTCAACGGCAGCCAATTCCGAGATTATGGGTGGGACATTGGGATTGGCAATTCGTAGGGCCGATATTCCAGGGATTAAACAGTTCCTGGTCAGGCTCCATCCATCTAACTATCCAGGGAATGAATATATTAAGCAGCTTTGGGAAGCTGTGTTTCACTGCACATGGACATCACACAACGACACAGAGAATGCAAGGCTTGGGCCTTTAAAACATTTGTGCACTGGGCAAGAAGATTTAAAAGTTGCCCAAAATGCATTCACTGATGAAACACAATTGAGAGTTTCGTATAATACTTATCGAGCTGTTTATGCTGTGGCCCATTCCATCCATAATATGTTACAGTGTAAAAAAGGCCAAGGGCCATTTGTCAATGAAACATGCCCAGACATTTCAAAACTCAAACCTTGGCAGGTAAGttgtatttttattaaaaaattacAGTATAAATTCTCTGGTCATCTATCTACTAATCATGGGAGGGATCCTCCGATTCCCCACCCGTGTGTTTTTTGGCAGCACGttgttcgctggcagtgggatccttTTTTCCTACCTCTTctccatgggatttcccattgaaggccATCCCACGCCACCAGGCGGCGAGGTGCACTGACAGTGAGAATAGAATATCCTAATGGGCGGATAGTTCTGGCCCATATGAAATTGAAATTCCATTCAATGTACCTACAATGCCCTGTAAGATTACACAGAAAATTACATAGGATATAGAacagagaaacaggccattcagcccaaccagtctATGTTAGTGTATTTGCTCCACaccatcttcctcatctaaatctgcCATTGTAACCATTCATTCCCTTCACCTGCATATGCCTGTCCAGtttaccactctttgggtgaacagGTTTCTTCCCAATTCCACCCTGGATTTTTGGTGATTGCCTTCTATTGGTTGCACTCAGTTATACTAATCCCAATGAATGTATAATCAGGCGCGCAATTGGCGAGTGTCACAACAAAATGCAATTCAAGTTTTGCTTTACAGAAAAGCAATTGAGATAAAGGTCCCATGTCATTATTATTCTTGATATCCTGGACAACATCTAATCCTTGACAAACATCTGAAGCAAATAAgaacaaaaactcagcaggtcggcCAGCATcttatgacctttcatcagaagggTCATCGACCTCtgcctctctccacggatgctgtctgACCCGCTGAGTTTTTTGAGTTTATTTTTCATTCTCTCACAGGGTGTGGGATTCACTGGtacagccagcatttgttggccattcATAATTCCCCTTAAACTGAGCTGGCttactggaccatttcagagggcagttaagagtcaaccacaatgctttAGGTTGGGAGACACACAGGTCAGAATGGTAGATTTTTTCCCTGAAGTGACAGAGGTGAACCagataagttttttaaaaatgatagttTCATAGCCATCATTAAAATGTATCAATTGAATTTACATAGCACAGTTTCCatgatgggaattgaacacatacCCCTTGGGTATTAACCTGGAGcacaagtccagtgacattaccatctaTCCTATGTcttgtgtttcagatttccagcatccacagtgtaTTGTTTTTACATTAGTGTATTATCTAAAGAAAATCATCTGGTCACTTACCTCATTGCTATTTGAGGGAGCCCACTGAGCTCAAATTAGCCGCcttgtttcttacattacaaatctaattacacttcaaaagtacgtaTTGCTTACAAAGCCTGTTGAGACACCTGACCTTATGGTAGGCACTATAGAAatgagaacaataataataatcttcattagtgtcacaagtttaggcttatattaacactgcaatgaagttactgtgaaatgaccctagtcgccacactccggcgtctgttcaggtacacggagggagaattcagaatgtccaatttacctgacaagcacgtctttcgggacttgtgggaggaaaccggaactcccGGATgatacccacgcagatacggggggaacgtgcagactccgcacatacagtgacccaagcaggaatcgaacctgggaccatggcgtgtgaagcaacagcactaaccactgtgctaccgtgccgccttctTTACCAATTAGAAGCTAATTACCATCAAATATTTCAGTTTCTCTGAAATGAGCATATTTTCTTTCTCTTCATACTTtccttaaaattttaaaatgtatGGCCAAATATAGTACCTTaaggacgggcagcacggtagcacaagtggacagcactgcgtcttcacagtgccagggtcccaggttcaattccccgctgggtcactgtccgtgcagagtctgcaagttctccctgtgtccatgtgggtttcctccaggtgctctggtttcctcccacagtccaaaggcgtgcaggttaggtggattggccatgctaaattgcccttagtgtccaagaaggttaggacgggttattgggttaaggggatagggtggaaggcggGCTTAGTGAGTCGGTgcaggcctctttctgcattgtatgttctatgatagatACATTTGAAAACTTTTAGATTTTCAGACTAGGCTCCAGGCAGATTAATTTATTGATCTGAAACCAATAGCAGTGGAACATGAAGAGTAGCAATTGCCAGCAGTAGAAATACAGACAAAGCTACATTCGTTAACAAAATATGCAGTCTCTTCTCAAACCATTAAAAAGTTTCCTATATGAGTTTAGAAAGTTGCCAGTCTGTCCAGCTTTGACTATCCGACCATTTGGCTTTAGTCCATTCCAGAATAAAAAACAGACTTCAGAATTATGCTGCCATTTGTGAAtttcaaagaaagaaagaacttgcatcgaTGTAACAGTTGCCAATGAACCACTATTGAAGTAAAGTCACTTTTGAAATGTAGGGAACACAGGAGCCAGCATGCACAGCAACTTCCCAGAAAGAGTAATGGAATAAATGACCTGAGCATCTCTTTCAGCTTtttgttgaggaataaatattgccaCGGTATCAGAATTCACCTGTTCTTATTCAAATTGTGCCATCTGGTTATTTACTTCCACTTGAGAGGTCAGATGCCCATCTGAAAGGTGACACCACCAATGGTGCCACACTCCCTCGACACTTCACTGAAGTGCCAGCTGAGGATATATGGTGaagttctggagtgggacttgaacccatgaacTTGTGACTCAGAGGTTAATATCTAAAAGACACATAAAGCCACTCCAAACTCAGGTGTAGGTCACAGCATAACCTCAGCTTCATAGAGAATTTAAATCATACAACGTTGGTTTTAAACATAACAGGTTTCAAAATATGAAATAATATTCTGTGATTTCTTTGCAAAGGTCCTGCATTACTTAAAGAAGGTGAAATTTacaactgcatttggagatgaagTAAGATTCGATGTCAATGGTGATCCTCGAGCAACCTATGATCTCCTGAACTGGCAGCGGGTCCCAAATGGGAATATGAAGTACATTAAAGTTGGCCAGTATGATGCATCAGTCGGTACAGACAGCCAACTTGTTATAGAGGAGGAAGTTATAGTGTGGAGTGGAGGAGAAAAAATGGTAAGGCACAATTATGGAAATATCTTATTCAGTGAATCCAAAGCTTTGGGTGGCCAAAGCCACCATGGCTATAAGGATTATATTCAGCAACAAACTAGTATTCACTGCTATAATAATGATAAAGATCAAGGGATAGACAAGCAAAAGATAGTACAGAGTGGATTTGGATCTTGCCTTTGTTCAATATTGCGAATCAGGTAAAAGTGAGTTGACAGCCCATTTTACAACTCTCCCCATTTTGATGGAACGAGCAATATAAGGTCTGCCAACTCACTACCTCCATTTTGAATCGCACAATGTTGAAATCTACCCCAATGAGAACCAGAAACATAATTAATCTAACAAATGATTCATGCAAATAGAGTGATGATGGCAGCAGAGATTTTAATTAATCAGTTCTGGTGTTTGTAATACTTTAATGTTCTCAttagatggcctgatttattacaagaacacatgtagctcggtagcatagtggttagcactgttgcttcacaccgccattgttccaggttcgattctcatttgggtcgctgtctgtgcggagtctgcacattctcccatgtctccgtgggtttcctccgggtgctacggtttcctcccacaagtcccaaaaaacgtgttgttcggtaatttggacattctgaattctccctcagtgtagccgatcaggcgccggagtgtggtgactaagggattctcacagtaacgtcattgcagtattaatgtaagccaacgtgtaacactaataaagattattattattagctaaaGTTATGAACAATTTATTcactttaactgtgggtaaactatatacaagacaacagatgaGAAACAGTAAAATCATgtgaagcaacctctctcttcaacttcctctagccagtctgaggtcagctgactttaacattcacttctATACAAGTGAGTCTCCGTGTGGCCAGATTGAGTCGATTAGGTATTCTTCTGAtcctggttgatcttctcaaggtTTGACCTTTCTGCTCAGAACTtctagattcaatgttctccctgacattctcatgctcaggaactgctgaacgaTCTGACACTGCAGATTGCGTTGATTCAGATgtagattcgtcatccatcacggtgttgtgaaagtcttctctggttttcaaaagTGCGCgacgatttatttttaaaaccaacccatcctctgtctgtacattgtaggaccgactgctacttcttcaagtacaatggcttttttagaccaattgcctgaatcttctactctcacaatatcatcactactcagaggagggcagcatggtggcgcagtggttagcattgcttcctcacagcgctgaggtcccaggttcaattctgggtcactgtccgtgtggagtttgcacattctctccgagtttgcgtggatttcgcccccacaacccaaagatgtgcagggtaggtggattgatcacattaaattgctctttaattggaaaaaatgaattggtactctaaatttttttttttaaatcattactcagaggtggtaaatcATTTGACACTATCATATAACTGCTTTTGTTtctctttaatgttttgcatttcctgcagtaccactccATTCTCCTCCTTTGCAAAGTATGAAAGTGTGGTTCGCAactttctattcatgagtaactctgctggcgatgtaccatgtgacaatggtgacaCTCTGTAACTCAATTGTGAGAGATATGGAtaagattggctgtccattgctttcgtCAACAATTGCTTAACAATATGTCCACCTTTTTCGGCTTTTCCATTGGTTTGAGGGTACAACGGACTCAACGTGACCTGATTGAAATCATGCGTGACTCTGAAGCGTTGCCACTCttttacagctaaaacaaggaccattgtcactgACAATGACTTGTGGAATTCCGTGTCAAGCAAAAATTGACTTTGTATGCTGTATTACACTGCTTGCCATTATGCTTGACAGGAGAGCCACTTTG contains:
- the LOC119975997 gene encoding extracellular calcium-sensing receptor-like; the encoded protein is MIFAIEEINNDPSLLPNITLGYKIYDSCATPALALRAALTILNGQEENVTLSRCNEGSPVHALIADAGSTQSITIARTAGLFGIPMISYFSSCICLSNKKEFPTFFRTIPSDYFQVAAFVQLVKHFGWTWLAAFGSDDDYGHLGISAFVEEVTKTGACVAFAEYLPKFNDKEKILHQVELIKNTKVKVILVFAPEIDLNFLVEELVRQNVTGLQWLASEAWSTAALLSTAANSEIMGGTLGLAIRRADIPGIKQFLVRLHPSNYPGNEYIKQLWEAVFHCTWTSHNDTENARLGPLKHLCTGQEDLKVAQNAFTDETQLRVSYNTYRAVYAVAHSIHNMLQCKKGQGPFVNETCPDISKLKPWQVLHYLKKVKFTTAFGDEVRFDVNGDPRATYDLLNWQRVPNGNMKYIKVGQYDASVGTDSQLVIEEEVIVWSGGEKMVIEAKCSESCLPGTRKGARTGEPICCYDCIPCAEGEISNETDAVDCLTCHLDYWPNLERDKCILKEIEFLSFGDTMGIILTALSISGACISMAVIAVFYHYKNTPIVKANNSELSFLLLFSLVLCFLCSLLFIGQPTIWSCMLRHTAFAIVFVLCISCILGKTIMVLMAFNARLPNNDVGKWFGPLQRRLSIFSLPSIQVVICILWLTLSPPYPAKNFQHQSATIILECDVGSATAFYSMLGYIGLLSVMCFILAFLARALPDSFNEAKFITFSMLIFCAVWITFIPVYINSGKHTVAVEIFAILSSSFGLLSCIFAPKVYIILLKPELNTKKHLMGRPPANTL